In Perca fluviatilis chromosome 14, GENO_Pfluv_1.0, whole genome shotgun sequence, a genomic segment contains:
- the LOC120573116 gene encoding uncharacterized protein LOC120573116 — MICSILLLIILTSCVSGTFVVNVTQTSYQAEENHHITLEWTFTTNPYSSSNSLSIFCELLSDLNNPILFHLHEGVEVPESQDEQFAGRVQWDKDVLREGRIRLHVSRLRTEDSGLYVCDVLTSYGSNSGRCWLNVTAARDRPEPETPNTTSPPNTTSPPQPESRGRIGLYCVLTAAALLAGCFCLFSHLLRNNISPRSLKVDLQKDTVQQVESTV, encoded by the exons ATGATCTGCAGCATCCTGCTGCTCATCATCCTGACCTCCTGTGTCTCTG GAACATTTGTAGTGAATGTGACCCAGACCTCCTATCAGGCAGAGGAGAACCACCACATCACACTGGAGTGGACCTTCACAACCAACCCTTACAGTTCCTCCAACTCTCTTTCTATCTTCTGTGAACTGTTATCTGATCTCAATAATCCAATCCTGTTTCATCTCCATGAAGGAGTTGAGGTACCAGAGTCTCAGGATGAACAGTTTGCAGGACGAGTCCAGTGGGACAAAGACGTCCTCAGAGAAGGACGAATCAGACTTCATGTGTCCAGACTCAGGACTGAAGACTCAGGACTGTACGTGTGTGACGTACTCACAAGTTATGGGAGTAACTCTGGTAGATGTTGGCTCAATGTCACTG CAGCGAGGGATCGGCCTGAACCTgagacaccaaacacaacaagtccaccaaacacaacaagtcCACCACAACCAGAGAGTCGGGGAAGGATCGGTCTCTACTGTGTACTGACAGCAGCAGCTCTGCTGGCTGGTTGTTTCTGTTTATTCAGTCATCTGCTGAGAAACAACATTTCTCCTAGGAGTTTGAAGGTGGATTTGCAAAAGGATACAGTTCAGCAGGTGGAGTCAACCGTTTGA